From the genome of Ananas comosus cultivar F153 linkage group 18, ASM154086v1, whole genome shotgun sequence, one region includes:
- the LOC109724202 gene encoding uncharacterized protein LOC109724202, whose amino-acid sequence MGAGEVRSMVLTSSGGGEWRRRRWSKPSPHQLGLGLHGNGSHSGGRGAQGRRRPAGQVAGAPGEAARPTQGGGDPRGEAAHRLRLGSGWRAGGCTQQERRRAGELRYGGDRRDGSPGLRGRRRGRLKAAVTCGERLHTGFGSARAGRLQAAVAATAALWAARGNGGRRPNVGEVPPEWPKAAAVRGEGVGAASAWVRPRLAAKCWGSSGGRGSRRISGGDAGEGWKGRDTLPRSRAAIGE is encoded by the coding sequence atgggtgcaggggaggtgaggagtatgGTGCTCACCTCGAGTGGCGGCGGAgagtggcggcggcgacggtggagcaaaccgagcccgcaccAACTAGGGCTCGGACTCCACGGTAATGGCAGCCACAGCGGCGGTCGGGGAGCTCAGGGAcgacggcgaccggcgggacaggtcgccggggctccggggGAGGCAGCGCGGCCGACTCAAGGCGGCGGCGACCCGCGGGGAGAGGCTGCACACAGGCTTCGGCTTGGCTCGGGCTGGAGGGCTGGAGGATGCACGCAGCAGGAGCGGCGGCGNGCCGGGGAGCTCAGGtacggcggcgaccggcgggacgggtcgccggggctccggggGAGGCGGCGTGGCCGACTCAAGGCGGCAGTGACGTGCGGGGAGAGGCTGCACACAGGCTTCGGCTCGGCTCGGGCTGGAAGGCTGCAGGCGGCAGTAGCGGCAACGGCGGCGCTCTGGGCGGCTCGGGGCAACGGCGGCCGGAGGCCTAACGTTGGGGAGGTGCCACCGGAATGGCCCAAGGCGGCAGCAGTGCGAGGAGAGGGAGTTGGGGCTGCCTCGGCCTGGGTTAGGCCCAGGCTGGCAGCAAAATGCTGGGGCAGCAGCGGCGGCCGGGGCAGTCGCCGGATCTCAGGGGGCGATGCCGGAGAGGGCTGGAAGGGGAGGGATACTCTGCCAAGGTCTCGAGCCGCAATAGGGGAATAA